One Ignavibacteria bacterium DNA segment encodes these proteins:
- a CDS encoding rod shape-determining protein, whose protein sequence is MPFLGMFSNDIAIDLGTANTLIYMKGKGIVLNEPSIVTFDVTTRKIVAIGEEAKKMMGRVHKELNTIRPMRDGVIADFEIAEGMLKDFIKKITSGFMPAKRIVICVPSGITEVEKRAVRDTAEKAGAKEVFLISEPMAAAIGIGLDVTAPFGNMIIDIGGGTTEIAVIALSGITNGVSIRVAGDELTEAIIRFFRANQNMLIGETTAENIKCQVGSVMPLEEEIIIEVKGRDLVAGVPKLTEVSSIEIREALNAPVQQMVEAVKVALEKTAPELSSDILDRGIFLTGGGALLQGLDERIRVETGVPVHVAEEPLTAVARGTGKILEDISKYRKVLLSR, encoded by the coding sequence ATGCCGTTTTTAGGAATGTTTTCGAATGATATAGCAATTGATTTGGGGACTGCTAATACATTGATTTATATGAAGGGTAAAGGTATAGTATTAAACGAACCTTCTATCGTTACTTTCGATGTTACAACACGAAAGATTGTTGCTATCGGTGAAGAAGCAAAAAAGATGATGGGTAGAGTTCATAAAGAGTTGAATACTATCAGACCGATGCGCGACGGAGTCATTGCCGACTTTGAGATAGCTGAAGGTATGCTTAAAGATTTTATAAAGAAAATTACTTCGGGATTCATGCCTGCTAAAAGAATTGTAATCTGTGTTCCAAGTGGTATTACGGAAGTTGAAAAGCGTGCAGTAAGGGATACAGCTGAAAAGGCAGGTGCAAAAGAAGTGTTCCTTATTTCCGAACCTATGGCTGCAGCAATTGGTATTGGACTTGACGTTACAGCACCGTTTGGTAATATGATTATTGACATAGGTGGAGGTACTACTGAAATTGCTGTAATAGCTCTTTCAGGTATCACGAATGGTGTTTCCATAAGGGTAGCAGGCGATGAATTGACAGAAGCAATCATTAGATTCTTTAGAGCTAACCAGAATATGCTAATTGGTGAAACAACCGCCGAAAATATTAAATGTCAGGTCGGTTCCGTTATGCCGCTAGAAGAAGAAATTATTATCGAAGTAAAAGGACGTGACCTTGTAGCAGGTGTTCCTAAGCTTACTGAAGTTAGTTCTATCGAAATTAGGGAAGCTCTTAACGCCCCCGTTCAGCAGATGGTTGAAGCCGTAAAAGTTGCTCTCGAAAAAACAGCCCCGGAACTATCTTCGGATATTCTCGATAGAGGTATCTTCTTAACCGGCGGTGGTGCTCTATTACAGGGACTCGACGAAAGGATTAGAGTCGAAACAGGTGTTCCTGTTCATGTTGCTGAAGAACCTTTAACAGCAGTTGCAAGAGGGACAGGTAAAATTCTTGAAGACATTAGCAAATACAGAAAAGTTTTATTAAGCAGATAG
- the mreC gene encoding rod shape-determining protein MreC: protein MKKLGQLILNLKEYLILSVLIIFSLAFIFSNDNTQIRFLRAIAVGMFGTVQSGISSIPNVFELQEENKILRENNIRLSNDVANLKEARLENIRLSKLLSFKESSGLGLVSAKIVNKSVFQTRNTITINAGEGDSLNLNMPVITDAGLVGRIVSMSKNYSIAQILYNKDLRITVKVQRSRVDGILQFDGVTALNITNVPKTADVQIGDVIITSEYSNLFPSGIPVGTVTETGNLDNLFMKIVIQPLVNFNTLENVFVLKSYPNKEKYLLEKTYNPGRK from the coding sequence TTGAAGAAATTAGGACAACTCATATTAAACCTTAAAGAATATTTGATACTTTCTGTTCTTATTATTTTTTCTCTGGCTTTTATTTTCTCAAACGATAACACTCAAATAAGGTTCTTACGTGCAATTGCTGTCGGGATGTTTGGCACAGTACAAAGCGGTATCTCATCCATTCCTAACGTTTTCGAACTTCAAGAAGAAAATAAAATACTGAGAGAGAATAATATCAGACTCTCAAATGATGTCGCTAATCTCAAAGAAGCAAGACTTGAAAATATCCGACTGTCTAAACTTCTTTCTTTCAAGGAATCCTCAGGACTGGGTCTGGTAAGTGCAAAGATTGTTAACAAATCTGTTTTCCAGACTCGAAATACAATAACGATTAATGCAGGTGAAGGAGATAGCTTGAACCTGAACATGCCGGTTATTACTGATGCAGGGCTTGTTGGCAGAATTGTTTCTATGAGTAAGAACTACTCAATAGCCCAGATTCTTTACAACAAGGATTTGAGAATTACCGTCAAAGTTCAGCGCAGCAGAGTAGATGGAATTCTTCAGTTTGATGGAGTGACAGCATTAAATATAACTAATGTGCCTAAAACCGCCGATGTGCAGATTGGCGATGTTATTATTACATCCGAATATAGCAATCTGTTTCCTTCAGGTATTCCGGTAGGAACAGTAACTGAAACAGGAAATCTGGATAATCTTTTTATGAAGATTGTAATACAGCCGCTTGTAAATTTTAATACTCTCGAAAACGTTTTCGTTCTTAAGTCCTACCCGAACAAGGAAAAGTATTTACTGGAAAAAACTTATAATCCTGGACGAAAATGA
- the purH gene encoding bifunctional phosphoribosylaminoimidazolecarboxamide formyltransferase/IMP cyclohydrolase, with translation MKKTALISVYYKDGLLQFAKELIDRNFEIVSTGGTSKFLSENNIPVTTVESITNFPEVLNGRVKTLHPGVFSGILAQKDNPEHISQLANHNLKSFDLIVVTLYPFAETIAEPGVQLEDAIEKIDIGGVSLIRAAAKNYSSVSVLVKQSQYDDYLNEFDKTNGSISNQFSLDLAADAFTLISKYDDDIKDYFRDLTKNDSGLRYGENPHQKASFEKTNFDDIFEVFHGKELSYNNLLDVDAAHSLINEFINNEPTTAIVKHGNPCGVATAKTLRESYLRAFESDTASPFGGIIIFNKTLDIETAIEADKIFSEIILAPAYGDGVLDLLMKKKNRRLIIFNFYESFKESREITGGILHQDRDNIVFNKDEIKCVTSKQPEVKQMQDMEFAYKIVKHTKSNAVVFVKDQQTVGVGGGQPSRIDSTKIAVSKAKQFGLNLNGSVVASDAYFPFADGLIATAEAGAAAVIQPGGSVRDDEVIKEADARGLCMVFTGYRHFRH, from the coding sequence ATGAAAAAGACAGCTTTAATTAGTGTTTACTACAAAGACGGACTCTTGCAGTTTGCAAAAGAACTAATAGACAGAAATTTTGAAATTGTTTCTACTGGAGGTACAAGTAAATTTCTGTCAGAAAATAATATTCCTGTTACTACTGTTGAATCAATCACTAACTTTCCCGAAGTTCTAAACGGTAGAGTGAAAACACTCCACCCGGGCGTCTTCTCTGGAATCCTTGCTCAAAAGGATAATCCGGAGCATATTTCACAACTCGCAAACCACAATCTTAAATCTTTTGACTTGATTGTAGTTACTCTTTATCCGTTTGCTGAAACTATTGCCGAACCGGGAGTCCAACTCGAAGATGCAATAGAAAAGATTGATATCGGAGGGGTTAGTCTCATTCGTGCTGCAGCTAAAAACTATTCCTCAGTCAGCGTTCTTGTTAAACAGTCTCAGTACGACGATTACCTGAATGAATTCGATAAAACAAACGGAAGCATTTCGAATCAGTTTTCTCTTGACCTTGCAGCGGATGCATTTACTCTCATATCAAAATACGATGACGATATTAAAGACTATTTCAGAGATTTAACTAAAAATGATTCCGGTCTTCGTTACGGTGAGAATCCTCATCAGAAAGCAAGCTTTGAAAAAACTAACTTTGATGACATCTTTGAAGTATTCCACGGTAAAGAACTTTCTTACAACAACCTTCTGGATGTGGATGCCGCTCACTCACTCATTAATGAATTCATTAACAATGAACCCACAACAGCAATAGTAAAACACGGAAATCCTTGCGGAGTGGCAACCGCTAAGACTTTGAGGGAATCATACCTGAGAGCTTTTGAATCCGATACTGCTTCACCTTTTGGAGGAATAATAATCTTTAATAAAACTCTTGATATTGAGACAGCGATTGAAGCCGACAAAATTTTCTCTGAAATTATTCTTGCACCTGCATATGGCGACGGAGTCCTTGATTTGTTAATGAAAAAGAAGAATAGAAGATTAATTATTTTTAATTTCTATGAAAGCTTTAAAGAAAGCAGGGAAATAACAGGTGGAATACTACATCAGGATAGAGATAACATCGTTTTTAATAAAGATGAGATTAAATGTGTTACTTCTAAACAACCCGAAGTTAAGCAAATGCAAGACATGGAATTTGCATATAAAATCGTAAAACATACAAAATCTAATGCCGTTGTTTTTGTTAAAGATCAGCAGACAGTAGGTGTTGGTGGAGGTCAACCGTCGCGTATCGATTCAACAAAAATTGCAGTTTCAAAGGCAAAACAGTTTGGACTTAATCTTAATGGTTCAGTAGTTGCTTCAGATGCTTACTTTCCGTTTGCGGATGGACTTATAGCAACAGCAGAAGCTGGTGCTGCAGCAGTTATTCAGCCAGGCGGATCTGTCAGAGATGATGAAGTAATAAAAGAAGCTGATGCTAGAGGCCTTTGCATGGTTTTTACAGGTTACAGACATTTCAGACATTAA
- the purN gene encoding phosphoribosylglycinamide formyltransferase: MNICVFASGSGSNFRALLEARKSNYIKSEFKLLITNNSRCGAVDIAKEFDVESFHISRKVFHDLNDSDYAKLFSDLLDKYSINLIVLAGYMKMIEPAVIRKFKNRIINIHPALLPSFGGKGMYGMNVHKAVIDSGAKESGVTIHLVDEIYDNGRILLQEKVNVDSNDDELTLQKKVLTLEHKYFKEVIKQIEEGKLVL; encoded by the coding sequence TTGAATATTTGTGTGTTTGCTTCAGGTTCTGGCTCTAATTTCAGGGCTTTGCTTGAAGCAAGAAAAAGTAACTACATCAAGTCTGAGTTTAAACTTTTAATTACCAATAACTCCCGTTGCGGAGCCGTTGATATTGCAAAGGAGTTTGATGTCGAAAGCTTTCATATCAGTAGAAAAGTTTTTCATGACCTGAATGATTCAGATTATGCAAAACTCTTCTCTGACTTGCTGGATAAATACAGTATTAACTTGATTGTACTCGCTGGTTACATGAAGATGATTGAACCCGCTGTTATTAGAAAATTCAAAAACAGAATCATTAACATTCATCCTGCTCTGCTTCCATCGTTCGGTGGAAAAGGCATGTATGGTATGAATGTACATAAAGCTGTTATTGATTCGGGTGCTAAAGAATCCGGAGTCACAATTCATTTAGTCGACGAAATTTATGATAACGGAAGAATACTTTTACAGGAAAAAGTAAATGTTGATTCTAATGATGATGAGCTCACTCTTCAGAAAAAGGTTCTTACCCTTGAACATAAATATTTCAAAGAGGTTATTAAACAAATCGAAGAAGGTAAATTAGTTTTATAA
- the mrdA gene encoding penicillin-binding protein 2 gives MNRDTKLYIVLSVLLVASLALVVRLVQLQVVEQKEYGKESDKNSIKKITEIPARGLMFDRMGKIIVDNRPAYTLTITPFQFDKNLTEEVASLVGIETEEIKQQLSKAKGTNRFNPVIIKRDLDFKTISFIEENRDRLKGVGYQVQSLRSYPNKFRGSHIFGYNSEISEKQLAASTEGYYRQGDLVGTAGLERTYEKYLRGEKGSRLISVDVNGKEVSQYNDGYSDVKPVNGSDLYTTIDSDLQEYAEKLFSNRRGAIIALDPRTGEVLCLVSKPDYDLNVFSGAPDAKDVSSLFNNPDKPLFNRVTQTKYPPGSTWKMMMALAGMGSKKITTTSTISCPGSFMYGNRNFEDHGSYGAISVTRAIEVSSNVFFYKLGLMLGIKDYHDYSEMFGFGNRTGIDLPNETRGLLPSEDYFNKVYGVNKWSQGLLVSLGIGQGELGVSPVQMVSYTAAICMDGQYIQPHIVRKIYNSSTNQEYPLEFKKRQIDLQQSYFDAVKKGMFLVVNGNGTAKNIKNDDYLLAGKTGTAQNTKGANHSWFVGYAPYDNPKIAICVLGENAGWGAQVAAPIAGAIMVRFLSGNTVDVFIEGSSTEAYD, from the coding sequence GTGAATCGTGATACAAAACTATACATCGTGTTAAGTGTATTACTTGTTGCATCTCTTGCACTGGTTGTAAGACTGGTTCAGCTTCAGGTTGTTGAACAAAAGGAATACGGAAAAGAATCTGATAAGAACTCGATTAAGAAAATTACTGAAATCCCGGCTCGAGGATTAATGTTTGACAGGATGGGTAAAATCATAGTTGATAACAGACCTGCTTATACTTTAACGATAACTCCATTTCAGTTCGATAAAAATCTTACAGAAGAGGTTGCATCTTTAGTTGGGATTGAAACCGAAGAGATTAAGCAGCAGCTCTCCAAAGCTAAGGGAACAAACAGGTTCAATCCGGTTATTATTAAGAGAGATTTAGATTTTAAAACAATTTCTTTTATTGAAGAAAATCGTGACAGATTAAAAGGTGTAGGGTATCAGGTTCAGTCACTCCGTTCTTATCCCAACAAATTCAGAGGCTCTCATATTTTTGGATATAATTCTGAAATTTCTGAAAAGCAGCTTGCTGCTTCAACTGAGGGTTATTACAGGCAGGGAGACCTTGTTGGTACTGCAGGTCTTGAGAGAACTTATGAAAAATATCTACGAGGTGAAAAAGGAAGTAGATTAATTTCCGTTGATGTTAATGGTAAAGAAGTTAGCCAGTATAATGACGGATATAGTGATGTCAAACCGGTAAATGGTTCTGACCTTTACACTACTATTGATTCTGATTTACAAGAGTACGCCGAGAAACTATTCTCCAACAGAAGAGGAGCAATCATAGCACTCGACCCAAGAACGGGAGAGGTACTTTGCCTAGTGTCAAAACCTGACTATGATTTAAATGTATTCTCAGGAGCTCCTGATGCCAAAGATGTAAGCAGTTTATTTAACAATCCTGATAAGCCCTTATTTAATCGGGTTACTCAAACGAAATATCCCCCAGGTTCTACCTGGAAAATGATGATGGCGCTTGCAGGTATGGGTTCTAAGAAAATCACAACAACATCTACAATCAGCTGCCCGGGTTCTTTTATGTACGGTAATAGGAACTTTGAAGATCACGGAAGCTATGGAGCAATAAGTGTTACAAGAGCTATTGAAGTTTCTTCTAACGTGTTCTTTTATAAGCTCGGTCTTATGCTCGGAATCAAGGATTATCACGATTATTCTGAAATGTTTGGTTTTGGTAACCGTACGGGGATTGACTTGCCAAATGAAACGAGAGGATTGTTACCCTCCGAAGATTATTTTAACAAAGTTTATGGTGTTAACAAATGGTCGCAAGGACTACTAGTTAGTCTTGGTATCGGACAAGGTGAACTTGGTGTATCACCCGTTCAAATGGTCAGTTACACAGCCGCTATTTGTATGGATGGGCAGTATATACAACCACACATTGTTAGAAAAATTTATAATTCATCCACCAATCAGGAATATCCTCTTGAATTCAAAAAAAGACAAATTGACCTGCAGCAAAGTTATTTTGATGCAGTTAAAAAAGGAATGTTTCTCGTTGTGAATGGTAATGGTACAGCTAAGAATATTAAAAACGATGATTATCTTCTTGCCGGTAAAACAGGAACTGCACAGAATACTAAAGGTGCTAATCATTCATGGTTTGTAGGATATGCACCCTATGACAATCCAAAGATAGCAATATGTGTACTTGGAGAAAATGCAGGTTGGGGAGCACAGGTAGCTGCTCCAATCGCTGGTGCAATTATGGTTAGGTTTTTGAGTGGTAATACAGTCGATGTTTTTATTGAAGGCAGCAGTACGGAGGCTTACGATTAA
- the mreD gene encoding rod shape-determining protein MreD, with protein MNLDYKVLLKYTGILIIIVFIQKTFINYIALSDFNIIPDLVIIAIAYIGAKEGKIQGMLFGFFTGLLVDILSGSFFGLSALSYSLAAFIAGFFRTENDKFIYKWYFMITVFSSSLVANIIYFSFYFQGTPLNFTFVLLSYVMTSSTYTTLISFIYTIIPRKKEIDRRFISES; from the coding sequence ATGAATCTCGATTATAAAGTTTTACTAAAATACACAGGGATACTAATAATTATTGTCTTTATTCAAAAGACTTTTATCAATTACATTGCTTTGTCAGATTTTAACATTATACCTGACCTCGTTATAATTGCGATTGCTTACATTGGAGCAAAAGAAGGTAAAATTCAGGGGATGTTATTCGGATTTTTCACCGGTCTTCTTGTCGATATTTTAAGCGGTTCTTTCTTCGGCCTTTCGGCACTATCATACTCACTCGCAGCATTTATTGCCGGATTCTTTAGAACTGAAAATGATAAGTTTATTTACAAGTGGTATTTTATGATTACCGTTTTCTCTTCTTCCTTGGTTGCGAATATTATTTATTTTAGCTTTTATTTTCAGGGAACACCACTGAATTTTACATTTGTACTGCTTAGTTATGTTATGACATCATCGACTTATACCACCCTTATCAGTTTTATATACACTATAATTCCTCGAAAGAAAGAAATTGACAGGAGATTTATAAGTGAATCGTGA